One stretch of Deltaproteobacteria bacterium DNA includes these proteins:
- a CDS encoding VCBS repeat-containing protein, with product MHPTPSGGHPMFPARYVCLWLLAIATIFPFQARGEEVKTFAVAPVEIQGPSQFIYLQKAIPSMLTSRLNWKGRLEPRAEAAAEVQAMDPIADPGQAGQVRSNLGIDYLVFGTAAIVGQSCDLNLHVLGEDGNMFTQTRQTDLDGLIPALEDMAKTVNDTLFKRPEEPAPAQETEKVLRVNPEFTYNETGGQEFYLNPQFRYESSPDSPGRWRSQTLSFAGIGLAVADLDGDGTNEVVIMQDNALHAYRWRPDGLQLLDTFQRSLREQFLNVNAMDLNRDGLAEIFVSSLMEESLRSFVCNFVDGKFKVVDDRLPYYLNMVRLPPTYMPTLIGQKREMRRIFSSGIHELVRIGGNYELGGGLRLPAEANVFNFAFLPQGDGTDYKVVVADKNDHLRVFTSGMAPQAVTSDVYAGSSIGLAEYSNIPGTQRSRRADIPPNMYYIPTRLIPADVDGDGRFELIVNKNMSVAAQFFQSYRNFPQGEIRSLYWDGIGLNIFWKTQVIRGAICDYVLADMNNDGADELCVLVRLHPGITGLKSDKTMVLTYTLDSKDKGPSALGE from the coding sequence ATGCATCCAACGCCTTCAGGAGGACACCCCATGTTCCCAGCGAGATATGTTTGCCTGTGGCTCCTCGCAATCGCGACCATCTTTCCTTTTCAGGCCCGGGGGGAGGAGGTCAAGACCTTTGCCGTCGCCCCCGTCGAGATTCAGGGCCCGTCCCAGTTCATCTATCTCCAAAAGGCCATTCCCTCAATGCTCACCTCCCGCCTGAACTGGAAGGGGAGACTTGAGCCCCGGGCCGAGGCCGCTGCCGAGGTCCAGGCCATGGATCCCATCGCCGATCCCGGCCAGGCCGGACAGGTCAGGTCAAACCTCGGAATCGACTATCTGGTCTTCGGCACGGCTGCCATCGTCGGCCAGAGTTGTGACCTGAACCTCCATGTCCTGGGCGAGGACGGAAACATGTTCACCCAAACCCGCCAGACCGATCTGGACGGCCTCATCCCGGCCCTGGAAGACATGGCCAAGACCGTCAACGACACACTCTTCAAACGGCCCGAGGAACCCGCCCCGGCCCAAGAAACCGAAAAGGTCCTCAGGGTCAACCCCGAGTTCACCTACAACGAGACCGGCGGCCAGGAATTCTACCTCAACCCCCAATTCAGGTACGAGAGCTCGCCCGACTCGCCGGGCCGCTGGCGAAGTCAGACCCTGTCCTTCGCCGGCATCGGACTGGCCGTGGCCGACCTAGACGGAGACGGCACCAACGAGGTCGTCATCATGCAGGACAACGCCTTGCACGCCTATCGCTGGCGGCCCGACGGACTCCAGCTTCTGGACACCTTCCAGCGATCCCTGCGCGAACAATTTCTAAACGTCAACGCCATGGACCTGAACCGGGACGGACTGGCCGAAATCTTCGTCTCGTCTCTCATGGAGGAAAGCCTGAGATCCTTTGTCTGCAACTTTGTCGACGGGAAATTCAAGGTCGTCGACGACCGCCTCCCCTACTATTTGAACATGGTTCGGCTGCCTCCGACCTACATGCCCACCCTCATCGGACAAAAGCGGGAAATGCGCCGCATTTTCTCTTCAGGAATCCACGAACTGGTCCGCATAGGCGGAAATTACGAACTCGGCGGAGGCCTTCGACTGCCCGCCGAGGCCAATGTCTTCAATTTTGCCTTTCTGCCCCAAGGCGACGGCACTGATTACAAGGTCGTCGTCGCGGACAAGAACGACCATCTCCGGGTCTTCACCTCGGGGATGGCCCCCCAGGCCGTGACCTCCGACGTTTATGCCGGGTCTTCCATCGGCCTTGCCGAATATAGCAACATACCCGGAACCCAGCGTTCCAGAAGGGCCGATATCCCACCCAACATGTACTACATCCCCACCCGGCTCATTCCGGCCGACGTGGACGGCGACGGACGCTTCGAGCTCATCGTCAACAAGAACATGTCCGTGGCTGCCCAATTTTTCCAGAGCTACCGGAACTTTCCCCAAGGGGAGATCCGAAGCCTCTACTGGGACGGCATCGGCCTGAACATCTTCTGGAAGACCCAGGTCATCCGGGGAGCCATATGCGACTATGTCCTGGCCGACATGAACAATGACGGGGCCGACGAGCTCTGCGTCCTGGTCCGCCTCCATCCGGGCATCACCGGGCTCAAGTCCGACAAGACCATGGTCCTGACCTATACCCTGGACAGCAAGGACAAGGGACCGTCCGCCCTGGGCGAGTGA
- a CDS encoding FAD-dependent oxidoreductase, which translates to MAIVNLSELPETTDFLVVGAGIVGLTVALELARRHPDCRITILDKENCLAAHASGRNSGVLHAGFYYSADTLKARLCRVGNEALTAYCLDRGLPINPCGKLVLARNEAEQEGICLLFERGRANMVPLQMISEYEARSIEPRVRTCGRALWSPTTSSIDPLALMASLARDARLLGIRVVLGARFLGRKKTAIETSAGIVQPGYTVNAAGLQADQVARAFGFGQGLAVFPFKGLYLYGNDSAPVLRVHVYPVPDLRLPFLGAHFTTTVKGRVKIGPTALPCLWTEQYSILENFDCRDLARTTRLGMLMLAKNGRRYLRLAAGELMKADRACLTAQAGALVEGIAPGMFTHWGRPGIRAQMVDINSGRLVMDFLSKGDDRSYHILNAVSPALTSSLPLAAHCCDEMAALMG; encoded by the coding sequence GCCGGAATAGTCGGCCTGACCGTCGCCCTGGAACTGGCCCGACGCCACCCCGACTGTCGGATAACGATCCTGGACAAGGAGAACTGCCTGGCGGCCCACGCCAGCGGCCGCAACAGCGGCGTCCTTCATGCCGGATTCTACTATTCGGCCGACACCCTCAAGGCCCGCCTTTGCCGGGTCGGCAACGAGGCCCTGACCGCCTATTGTCTGGATCGGGGTCTGCCCATCAACCCCTGCGGCAAGCTTGTCTTGGCCAGGAACGAGGCCGAGCAGGAGGGTATTTGCCTCCTCTTCGAACGGGGCCGGGCCAACATGGTCCCCCTCCAAATGATCTCTGAATACGAGGCCAGGTCCATCGAGCCCCGGGTCCGGACCTGCGGCCGGGCCCTCTGGTCGCCGACCACCTCCAGCATCGACCCCTTGGCTCTCATGGCCTCTCTGGCCCGAGATGCCCGCCTTCTGGGCATCCGCGTGGTACTCGGAGCCAGATTCCTCGGCCGAAAAAAAACCGCCATCGAAACCTCGGCCGGAATCGTTCAGCCCGGGTATACGGTCAATGCCGCCGGCCTCCAGGCCGACCAGGTGGCCAGGGCCTTCGGCTTCGGACAAGGTCTGGCCGTCTTTCCCTTCAAAGGCCTCTACCTCTACGGCAACGATTCAGCCCCGGTACTTCGCGTCCACGTTTATCCGGTGCCCGACCTCCGCCTTCCATTTCTCGGAGCCCATTTCACGACCACGGTAAAGGGCCGGGTCAAGATCGGACCCACGGCCTTGCCCTGCCTGTGGACCGAGCAGTATTCGATTCTGGAAAACTTCGATTGCCGGGACTTGGCCAGGACCACGAGGCTCGGAATGCTCATGCTGGCCAAGAACGGCCGCCGCTATCTGCGTCTGGCCGCGGGCGAATTGATGAAGGCTGATCGGGCCTGCCTGACGGCCCAGGCCGGAGCCCTGGTGGAAGGCATTGCTCCTGGGATGTTCACCCATTGGGGGCGGCCCGGTATCCGGGCCCAGATGGTGGACATAAACTCAGGGCGGCTGGTCATGGATTTTCTCTCCAAAGGGGACGACCGATCCTACCACATCCTGAACGCCGTGTCCCCTGCCTTAACCTCCAGCCTGCCCCTGGCCGCCCATTGCTGCGACGAGATGGCCGCGCTCATGGGCTGA
- a CDS encoding tetratricopeptide repeat protein, giving the protein MNRRQFFRRSLQTLGVSDPLPGKGAKDSDYLDGRKAMRRGEQKEALVLLNRAAANHPEDADCQRALGQCLYRLQRWAEARATFEQARNLDAEAQDLILHIGLTMAREERLDEAMACWAEFNDPSAVLIRREINLDSALMDAGHPPSGEEAAQGMEEAMKGCGLF; this is encoded by the coding sequence ATGAATCGACGGCAGTTTTTCAGACGGTCCCTCCAGACCCTGGGGGTCTCGGACCCCTTGCCCGGCAAGGGGGCCAAGGACTCGGATTATTTGGACGGCCGAAAGGCCATGAGGCGGGGCGAGCAGAAAGAGGCCCTGGTTCTTTTGAACAGGGCGGCTGCAAATCATCCGGAAGATGCCGACTGTCAGAGAGCCCTTGGGCAATGCCTGTATCGGCTTCAGCGATGGGCCGAGGCCAGGGCGACCTTTGAACAGGCCCGGAATCTGGATGCCGAGGCCCAGGACCTCATCCTCCATATCGGCCTGACCATGGCCCGGGAGGAACGTTTGGACGAGGCCATGGCCTGCTGGGCGGAGTTCAACGACCCATCGGCCGTTCTCATTCGACGGGAGATTAATCTCGATAGCGCCCTGATGGATGCCGGACATCCTCCGAGCGGAGAAGAGGCCGCCCAAGGTATGGAGGAGGCCATGAAGGGATGCGGTTTATTTTGA